CGACACATGATGATAACCACAAACTCCGTTTAGAAATGGAAGTTACTCGTGGCGAAATCAAAGAATTACGGGCGGCATTAAAGCCAGTTGATCACTTAACCAAGTTATTGCTTGAAAAAGAAATGAAGGAATAGTCATGAGCATGCATGAAGTTTTACAGCAAGACCGCCGTCTTGTGATGTTGCGGGTGCTGAATGAGTCACCTGCTTATACGGCCAATGAGTCTATTTTAGATTCTTCGCTCGATGCGTACGGTCATCGTATCAGTCGTGATCTTGTGTTGTCTGAAATGCACTGGCTACAAGAGCAAGGCTTAATCACCTGCAAAGATATGTCGGGCACCTTGGTCGCCACTATCACTCAACGCGGTAGTGATGTTGCTGAAGGCCAAGCCACTCATCCTGGTGTGAAACGTCCGCGCCCTTAGAGATTGTTATGAAAAACAAACATGTTAAACCGATGATCTGCTCTATTGATGATGGATATAAAGGTAAGTTTTGGCACCGAGGTAAATTGATGCATATAAGAGAACATCTTATATCAGCACCAACAATGGATGAGGTTTGTTTTTTTGGGGCAATATCAGTTACCAGAAATCAATTAAGAAGAAAAAGCGGCGCTTGTTCCAGACTCTCTTATATAAGGCAAGAACAATATGAAGCACACCAAAAATCGACTGAGTAAGATAGACAAACTGCCAGATGACATAAAGTCACAGCTCAACATGTTGTTGCGTGATGGCCGCATGACCCAAGAAGAGATCCGTAATCAGATAAATGATTTGATTGCCGAGCAAGGTGTACTGGCGGAAGAACGTGGCGATGAAGAGTACATCAAGCGCAATGCATTAAGCCGTTATTCCAAGTCATTTCATAAAGGCATGGAGAACTACAAACGCGCCCAAGAGATGACGAAACAATGGGTGCAGCAGTTTGGTGAAATGCCACAAACGGATATTGC
This portion of the Vibrio algicola genome encodes:
- a CDS encoding VpaChn25_0724 family phage protein — protein: MSMHEVLQQDRRLVMLRVLNESPAYTANESILDSSLDAYGHRISRDLVLSEMHWLQEQGLITCKDMSGTLVATITQRGSDVAEGQATHPGVKRPRP
- a CDS encoding DUF3486 family protein; this encodes MKHTKNRLSKIDKLPDDIKSQLNMLLRDGRMTQEEIRNQINDLIAEQGVLAEERGDEEYIKRNALSRYSKSFHKGMENYKRAQEMTKQWVQQFGEMPQTDIARTLIEVGKSQIFDFQMAALEEGQTIDPKTLGQMALAIKRLQEAQTGSIKLESEIRQQAFEEAAEKTEAVAKKAGLTSDTVKMLKSEILGI